DNA sequence from the Hyalangium minutum genome:
GACCGGGCGATCGTCGCCGAAGTCGCCCAGGCCCGTGCCGAGAAGGCCCGCAACGAGGCCCTGCTCCACGCCGCGAGGGCCGACCTCGAGCGCTACGGCAACCTCGTGCGCGACGAGGCGATCTCACGCCAGACGGCCGACCAACAGAAGGCCCAGGTCGAGCAGCTCGAAGCGACCCTCCTCGCCAACGAGGCGATGGTCGCCGCAGCCCAGGTCCGCCTGTCGTACACGCGCATCACCTCGCCAGTCACCGGGAGGGTCGGCCTGCGCCGGGTCGACCCTGGCAACGTCGTCCGCACCTCCGACGCCCAGGGGCTCGTCACCGTCACCCAGATCGATCCCATCGCGGTGCTCTTCTCTCTTCCCCAGGAGGCACTTCCCCGGCTTCAGGCACTGCTGCGCGACACGGCGGGTGCCCCTGTCATCGCCTTCGATCGCGACGGTGGGACAGCGCTGGCCCAGGGACGCCTGCTGATGATCGACAACCAGATCGATCCCACGACCGGCACCATTTCCCTCAAGGCGGAGTTCCCGAACGCCGAGGGCAAGCTCTGGCCGGGCCAGTTCGTCACCGTCGAGCTCAAGACGGGAGAGAGCCAGGGGGCGACCGTCGTCTCGGCCCGCGCTGTCCAGCGAGGACTCCAAGGCCCGTTCGTGTTCCGGGTCGATGATGCCAAAGCCACCGTCGTTCCCGTCACCCTCGGTTACGCGGACGAGCAGCTCGCCGTCGTGACGTCCGGAGTATCCCCGGGTGAGACGGTGGTCAGCGATGGCCACTCCCGCCTCAAGGCCGGGAGCGCGGTGAAGATCGCCCCGCCCAAGGGCGAGACTCCGAAAGGAGCGGCCCCGTGATTCACTCGCAGCGCAGCCTCTCCAGCTGGTTCGTGGCCCGCCCCGTCGCCACCGCCCTGCTCACCCTGGGCGTCATCCTGCTGGGCCTCTTCGCCTACCCGCGCCTGCCCATCGCGCCGCTGCCCGAGGCGGAGTTCCCGACGATCCAAATCAGTGCTGGCCTGCCGGGCGCCAGTGCCGAGACCATGGCTTCCTCCGTGGCCACGCCCCTGGAGGTCCAGCTCAGCGCCATCCCCGGTATCACGGAGATGACGTCCACGAGCGCCCTGGGGACGACCTCGATCACCCTGCAGTTCGACCTCGAGAAGAGCATCGACACCGCGGCGCAGGAGGTGCAATCCGCCATCAATGCCGCCTCCGGCCGCCTCCCGTCGGAGATGCCGAACCTGCCCACCTGGCGCAAGGTCAATCCGAACGACAGCCCCATCTTCGTCCTGCGCGTCCAGTCGGACCTGTTGCCGCTCACGGAGCTGAGCGACATCGCGGAGACGCAGCTCGCGCGGCAGCTCAGCCAGCTCTCCGGCGTCGCCGAGATCGCCATGACCGGCCAGCGGCGCCCCGCCCTGCGCATCCAGGCCTCGCCCGAGCGGCTGGCGTCCCTGGGCCTGACGCTCGCCGATATCCGGGCGGCGGTGCAGGCCGCGAGCGTCAACCAGGCCAAGGGTGCCCTCTTCGGCGACACCCGGGTCTCGACGCTCTCGACCAATGACCAGATCTTCCGCCCCGATGACTATGACAACCTCATCGTGGCCTACCGCGAAGGCGCTCCCGTCCGCCTCGGAGACGTCGCGCGGGTGAGCACGGGCGCGGAGAACGACTACGTCCAGGCCTGGCAGAACGGAAAGCCTGGGCTCAACTTCATCGTCCGCCGTCAGCCGGGCGCGAATCTCGTCGAGACCGCCGACCGGATCATCGAAGCCCTCCCGCGGCTCCGGGAGCAGCTGCCCGCCAGCGTCGAGGTGGACATCCTCAACGACCGCACCCGGACGATCCGGTCCTCGCAGCATGAGGTCCAGGTCACCCTGATGATCACCGTCCTGCTCGTGGTCATCATCATGGGCCTGTTCCTGCGGCAGGTGTCGGCCACGCTCATCGTCGGCGCGGTGCTCCTGGTGGCCCTGGTGTCAACCTTCGCGGCGATGTACGCGCTCGGGTTCAGCCTGAACAACCTCACGCTGGTGGCGCTCGTCATCGCCGTCGGCTTCGTCGTGGACGACGCCATCGTCGTGGTGGAGAACATCCACCGGCACCTGGAGGAGGGAATGAGCTCTCACGAAGCGGCCCTCGCTGGCTCCGCGGAGATCGGCTTCACGGTCATGTCCATCAGCCTGTCGCTGATCGCGGCGTTCATTCCGCTGTTGTTCATGGGCGGCATCGTCGGGCGCCTGTTCAGAGAGTTCGCCCTGACCATGACAGCGGCCATCCTGCTGTCGGTGGTCGCGTCGCTGACGCTCGCTCCGATGCTCGCATCGCGGTTCATGAGGCCCCTGGCTCACCGCCCGAGCAGCGCGAGCCCTGGGTTCTCGCAGCGCCTCGTGAACGGGTATGACCGGACGTTGAGGTGGGCGCTGGAGCATCAGCGGCTCACCCTGCTCGGCTTCGGGTTGGCCCTGGCTGCCGCCGTCGTCTGCTACGTGTTCATTCCCAAGGGGTTCTTCCCCGTGCAGGACACGGCCTTCATCCAGGGGACGACCCAGGCGGCGCAGGACGTCTCGTACCAGGACATGATCGCCAAGCACAAAGCACTGGAGCGCATCGTCGCGGAGGATCCCGCGGTGCAGGAGTACGCGCATGCCGTCGGCGCGACGGGCGGCAGCCAGAGCACCTCCAGCGGCCGCTTCTGGATCGTCCTCAAGGATCGCTCGGACCGAGACGTCTCGATCACCGAGTTCATCGACCGGCTGCGGCCGAAGCTCGCCCAGGTGCCCGGCATCATGCTCTACCTGCGCCCGGCCCAGGACATCAACCTCGGAGGCGGCCCCTCGCGCGCTCAGTACACGTATGCGATGAAGAGCAGCGATGGCGCCCTGCTGTCCGAGTGGGCGGAGAAGCTCACCTCCCGGCTCACGCAGTTGCCGCAACTCCGCGACGTGTCGAACGATCAGCAACTGGGCGCCAGCGTCACGCGCCTCACCATCGATCGGGCGGCTGCGGCTCGCTTTGGCATCTCGGCCCGTGACATCGACCAGACCCTCTATGACGCCTTCGGGCAGCGGCAGGTCAACGAGTACCAGACCGAGGTCAACCAGTACCGGGTGATCCTCGAGATCGACCCCAAGCAACGAGGCACCTCGCAGAGCCTCGCCTATCTGCACCTCCGCTCCCCCCGCACGGGGGAGGTGGTGCCGCTCTCCGCGGTCGCGAAGCTCGAGCCCCTCTCGACGGGGCCGCTGTCCATCAGCCACAACGGCATGTTCCCGGCCGTGAACATCTCCTTCAACCTGGCGCCCGGAGCGGCGCTCGGAGATGCCGTCAAGGCCATCGAACAGGCCGAGGCGGAGCTCGGAATGCCCACCGCCATCTCTCGCAACTTCCAGGGCACCGCGCGCGGCTTCCAAGAGTCCCTCGCCAGCCAGCCGCTGCTCATCCTCGCCGCGCTCCTGGCCGTCTACATCATCCTCGGCGTCCTCTATGAAAGCTTCGTGCACCCGCTGACCATCTTGTCCACCCTGCCCTCCGCGGGGCTCGGGGCCATTTTGTTCCTCTGGCTGATGGGCCACGACTTCTCGGTGATGGCGATGATCGGCATCGTGCTCCTCATCGGCATCGTGAAGAAGAACGGCATCCTCATGGTCGACTTCGCGCTCGACGCGCAGCGAACGCGGGGGATGTCTCCTCGAGAGGCGATCCACGAGTCCTGTCTCGTCCGCTTCCGCCCCATCATGATGACGACACTCGCCGCGCTCCTGGGCGGTATTCCCCTCATGCTGGGCTTCGGGACCGGGTCCGAGCTGCGGCAGCCGCTCGGCATCGCCATCGTGGGCGGCCTGCTCGTCAGCCAGGTCCTGACGCTCTATTCGACGCCTGTCGTGTACCTGGCGCTCGATCGGCTCTTCAGCCGCCTGCGGAAGGCGTCTCCCCCGGATCTTCCCAGTCCCTCGAAGCTGGAGGCGACGTGACGCGCGCGTCCACGAGTCTTCTTGCCGTGCTGCTCGCCCTCACTGGCTGCGCCAGCTCGGCTCCGACGAAGCTGCCTTCCTCCGAGCTCCAGCAAGGCTGGGAGAGCGCTCCGGCCGCGGAGCGAAGCGCGTCGGTCGACGCGGCGTGGTGGCGGTCCTTCAGCGATCCGGTGCTCGATGAGCTGATGGTCCAGGCCGAGCGCCGGAACCTGGACCTTCGCATCGCCGAGGCTCGAATCCGCGAGGCCCGGGCGCTGCGCCAGGGCGCGCGGGCGGAGCTGTTCCCTCAGATCAATGGCACCGCTGGGATTGGCTACGGCCGGACTGCGTTGGCCAACGAAGAGCGGATCTCCGCTTCGATCGGCGCCGAGGCCAGCTGGGAGGCCGACATCTTCGGGCGTCTGCGCAAGACGGCCAACGCCGCGGACGCGGACTGGGCAGCGACCGTGGCCGAGCGCGACGGCGTGCGACTGTCGCTGGCCGCCGAGGTGGCCCAGGCCTATCTGGAATATCGCCTCTACCGCACCCAGACCACCATCGCCGGGGCCAACACGAAGGCCGCGGAGGAGACCCTTCGGATTGCCCAGGCCCGGTTTGCGCAGGGCGTCTCCAGCCGGCTCGACGTCGAGCGCACGCTGAGCTCTCTGTCCGAGACGCGCGCCCGCGCCGCTCAGCTCGCGGAGCTGGCCGAGTCCTCGCGCCACCGGCTCGTGCTGCTGCTCGCCACGACCCCGGCGGAGCTGGCAGCCGTCCTACCGGAGACGGGGGCGCTCCCGAGTGCCAACGCGCTCGGTGTCCTCCTCACCCCCACCGAGGTCATCGGCCTGCGGCCCGACGTGCGTGTGGCCGAGGCCCGGCTGCTCGCGGCCATCTCCCGGCGGGAAGCGGCTGAAGCCCTGCGGTATCCCCGAATCACCCTGGGCAGCATGCTTGGTCTTCAGAGTGGCAACGAGGCGTCGGCCTTGCTGTCCGGAGGCTCCCTGATCTGGTCGATCGGTGCGAATCTGCTCGCGCCGTTGCTCGACTTTGGCCGCATTCGGGCCACAATCGACGCCGCGGACGCGAGACAGGAGCAGGCCTATCTGAGCTACGAGCTGACCGCGCGCACCGGACTCCAGGAGGTCCAGACGGCGCTCATCCTTTATACCCAGGGAGAGATCCGGCGCACCGAGCTCACCGCCGCCACGGACTCGGCTCGCAAGGCCGCGGCGCTCGCTCGCCGTCAGTACGCGGAGGGGGCCCTCTCGCTGTTGGAGGTCCTCGACGCCGAGCGCACCCTCTATGCCCTCGAGCTGCAGGCGGCCCAGGCGACGGCCGAAGTGTCCCTCCGCCTCGTGCGCCTCTACCAGACCATGGGTCTCATGCCCCCGAAGCAGGAGCCGGCATGAAGATCCTCATCGTCGAGGACGAGTCGAAGACGGCCGAGTACCTGCATCGAGGCCTCAACGAGCAGGGCTACACGGTGGACGTGGCTCGGACAGGAACGGATGGGCACGCCCTGGCCTTGGAGCACGACTATGACGTCATCGTCCTCGACGTGATGCTCCCGGAGATGAATGGCTTCGAAGTGCTCCGGGCCATCCGCGCTCGCAAGCAGACGCCGGTCGTCATGCTCACCGCGCGAGACAGGGTCGACGACCGGGTCCACGGGCTGCGGGAGGGCGCAGACGACTACCTCGTGAAGCCGTTCTCCTTTCTCGAGCTCGTCGCGCGCCTGCAGGCGGTGACCCGGCGGGGCCGCGCCCACGAGTCGACGCAGCTCCGGATTGGAGACCTCGAGATCGATCTCCTCAGCCGGAAGGCGTACCGGGCTGGCGGGCGGCTCGAGCTGACAGCGAAGGAGTTTGCCCTACTGGCCTTGCTCGCCCGGCGCGAAGGGCAGATCCTGTCGAAGACCGTGATCGCCGAGCAGGTCTGGGACATGAACTTCGACAGCAACACGAACGTCGTCGAGGTCGCCATCAAGCGCCTGCGAGCAAAGGTCGACGGGCCCCATGAGCGCAAGCTGCTCCACACCATCCGCGGCATGGGGTACGTGCTCGAGGCGCGCGAGGACGGGGCGTCACCATGAGGGCCTCGATCGCCACGCGGCTGGCCGTGATGTTCGCGGTGGCCTCGCTCGGAGTCTTCTCGCTGGTGGGCATCGGGCTGCAGCGCGTGCTCCACCGGGAGCTCGTCCACCACCAGCTCCGCGAGGTGAACACCCGGCTCGAGTACGCGGGCATGGTGGTCGCCCGGAACGAGAGTCTGGAGCGGTGGCAGACAGTGCGCGCGAAGCTGGAGGCCATCACGCCACTCGATGGCAGCGTGCGCTTCTGGGTCGTGGGCCCTGACACCCGCTTCGAGTACGGAGACGCGCCCTCAGCACTCCGCGAGCGGCTGAGCACCCGCGGCGCGACCGGGCCGTTCGAGTTCGAGCTGCAGGGGCACGCGATGCGGGCGGCCTCACGCGCCATCGCCCCCCATGGTGAGCGCCCCACGGTCCACGTCATCACGGCGGTCGATTCGACGCGGTTCAACGACACGCTGAACTCCTTCGCCGGGGCGCTCGTCGCGCTCTGCCTCGCGGGGGCCGCGCTCGTCACACTCCTTGGCCATCGCATCGCCAAGGTGGGGCTCGCGCCGGTGAGCAGCCTGTCTCAGGAGGCCCAGTCCCTCAGTCCGAAGGATCTGTCCCAGCGGCTGCGGCTCTCTCCCCTCCCTCGGGAGCTGGCCGACCTGGTCTCCTCGTTCAACGGGGCGCTCGACCGGCTGGAGCGCGCTTACGCCCAGCTCGAGGGATTCAATGCCGATGTGGCCCACGAGCTGCGCACGCCGCTGACCAATCTCATCGGCCAGACGCAGGTCGCCCTGGCCAAGGAGCGGACCGCCTCGCAGCTCGAGGAGGTGCTGCAATCGAACCTCGAGGAACTCGACCGCCTGCGGGCGATCGTCAACGACATGCTCTTCCTCGCCCGCGCGGATCAGGGAGAGAAGGCGCTCGACCGGGTCCACACGTCGGCCGCGGAGGAGGTCTCGAAGACCGTCGAGTTCTTCGATGCCCTCCTCGACGAGGCGGGCGTCTCGGTGCGAGTGGAGGGAGATGCCCAGGCGTCTTTCGAGCGCTCCCTGTTCCGGCGAGCCGCCAGCAACCTGCTGCTCAACGCCATCGAGCACTCCGACCGCGGCGCCGAGGTCGTCGTGGCCATCACGCGGCAGCAAGCCGAGGTGCGCGTCGCCGTCACCAACCCCGGCACTCCGATTCCGGAGCAGCACCTGGAGCGGTTGTTCGATCGGTTCTACCGGGTCGACGGCGCACGCCGGAACAGCCGCGACAACCACGGCCTGGGCCTGTCGATCGTCAAAGCGGTAGCCAAGATGCACGGGGGCGCCGTCTTCGCGATGAGCACGGGAGGCCGCAACACGGTCGGCTTCACGCTCCAGGACACCGCCGCCAGCCCTGGCGCCACTCCCGCTTGAGAGACCTCAAGGCCGGGAGGCGTGGGGCCTCTCGTCGCTCGTGAAGGTGCGCATCCAGGCGCGCAGGGCTTCCGGCTCCAGGGGCAGGTCGTCCGGCCAGAGCCGGATGGCGCCATCCTGGCCGGTGGATGCCAGGGTCTTTCCGTCCGGGAAGAAGGCCGCGGCGCTCACCGGCCCGGTGTGGCCTCGCAGCGCGCGGCTCTCTCCAGTGGCCACGTCCCACAGCCGCACAGTCTTGTCGAGGCTCGCCGAGGCCAAGCGCGTCCCATCCGGCGAGAAGGCGAGGCCCAGGACATCGCTCTCATGCGCCCGGAGCTCGCTGCGGGGCGCTCCCGTCCGCCCGTCCCAGAGCATCACCCGGCCATCGTTCTGGTTGCGGCTGGCCACCACGTCGCCCCCGGGCGAATAGCGCACCTCCAGGACGTCGCCCTCGCTCGTGTTCTGAGGATGGCGCTGGCCACTGTCCAGCTCCCAGAACACGAGGTGGTCCTCGCCTCCCATGGCGAGGCGATGGCCCTCCGGGGAGAAGGCCACGGTGTACACGGCCCCTCCGCCACCGTGCAGGGATTGGAACCCGCCCGTGGCCACCTCCCACAGCCGCACCGCGCCGTCCCCGCCCGCGGAGGCCAGGTGCCTGCCGTCCGGTGAGAACGCGAGCTGCGACACCCTCGTCCCGTGGGCTCCGAAGCGGCGCCCCTGGCCCGAGGAGAGCTCCCACAGCCACACGCCGCCGCGCTCGTCCGCCGTGGCGAAGCTCCGGCCATCCCCGGAGAAGGAGACGGCCGTGACGGGAGCGTCATGCCCTCCCAACAGGGGCTGCGCGCTTCCCGTGGCGGAGGCGTACAGGAGGATCCGCCCATCGAGTCTGCCCGCAGCCAGCCACTGGCCGTCCGGGGAGAAGCTCAGCGCGCTCGACGCGAAGCCGGGCGCCTCCAGGAGGAGCTTCCCCGAAGAAGCCTCCAGGAGCCGCAGCTGCCCCTGCTCGGACAGCGAAGCCAGCCGCTGTCCCGTGGAGGAGAGCAACAGTGAGGACTGGGGCGCGGCGCGAGAGAGCACGCGGTGGGGCTTCGTCTCCAAGGAGAACACGCGCAGCGTGCCATTGAAGCTGGCCACGGCCAGCTGCCGGTCATCCGGAGAGAACCGGACGAGGTGGGCCTGTTGCCGAGGCCCTCGCAGCACGCGGAACTCTCCGGTCTCCAGCTCCCAGAGGAGCGCGGACCGGTCGGCGCTGGCCGAGGCCAGGTAGCGCCCATCCGAGGTGACGTCCAGGCTGTTGACGAGCCCATCGTGGTGAGCGAGCTCCCGCGTCTGTCCCGTGGCCTGGTTCCACAACCGGATCACCCCTTCTTGCGTTCCGATGACCACCCAGGGAGTGCCCGGCACGAAGGTGAGCGCCGTGCCGATGCCCAGGTTCCGCGCGAGCAGCTGCCCCTGGGCGCTTCCGGGCCTCCAGGCGTGGAGGTTTCCCTCGGTATCCACCGTGAAGAGGCGGCCGTCCGCGGCGATTCCCCCCACGGTGGGCCGAACCTGCTTCAGCACCTGGAAGGAGCCCTTCTCCACGTCTCCCAGGGCCGAGGCGGCGTTGCGGTGGCCCCGCACGAACACCCAGGAGGAGTCCGGCCACACCTGCACCTCCTCGATGCCCTCGACGCCCGTATGGAAGGTCCGGGACTGGCCCGTCTCCAGGTCCCAATACAGGAGCACGTCATCCCGCTGGCTGGCGGCCAGCAAGCACCGGCCCTGGCAGCCCACGGTGAGCGCCGACACGGGGCCTGACAGACCCGCGAAGGGCTTGAGCTCACGGGTGCCGGTGTTCCACTTGCGCAGGACGCCCTGCTTGTCTGCGGAGACGAAGCCCAGGCCCGCCGGGAGGAGTTGGATGCGCCAGACCTCGTCCTCGTGGCCCGGCAGCACGAGGGGCGCCTCGTTCCGCGTGAGCCCCCAGACACGCACCGTGCGATCGTCGCTGGAGGTGATGAGGGACTGGCCGTCCTCCGTGAAGGCGAGGTCCGTGATGTGCAAGGTGTGGCCGCGCAGCACGGTGACGAACCCCCGGGACTGGGCATCCGCCGCGATGGTCCGGGCCGCGGACCACCGCTCGAAGTCGGGCGGGAGCTGCCGCAGCGGATCGAGGGACTCGTTGGGCGCGTCATCCACGGTGGCCCGCGCCTTCGTCAGCAGGAGCTCATCGGCCTGGTCCCGGGCCTCTCGCCGGGCCTTCTGGGCGGCATCCCGCTGGGCGGAGACGCGGCGGAAGCTCTCCACGCCCAGGGTGGCGAGCAGGACCGTGGCCACGGCCGTGACGAGCGCCACGGCCCGGTAGCGCCACAGGAAGCGGCGCACCAACTCCATGCGCGAATACTCGTAGGCCCCAACGAACTGCCCCGTCTGGAAGCGCCGCAGGTCCTCCGCCATCTCGCGCGCGGTGGGGTAGCGCTCGGAGGGCTCGCGCGCCATGGACTTGGTCACGATGGCCAGCAAGTCTCGAGGGATGCGGTCCTGGAGGCTGGCGAGCTGGGACGGCGGGCCGCTCATCACCCGCGCCAGGACCTGATCCGAGCTCTCCCCGTCATAAGGACGCTCGCCCGCGAGCAGGTGGTAGAGAATCGCCCCCAGGGAATAGACGTCGGCGCGCTCGTCCACGGTCAGACCCGCGGCCTGCTCCGGCGGCATGTACGCGGGAGTCCCCATCACCGTGCCGAACCGGGTCAGGGCACCATCCGCGGGGGAGCTCCCGGTATCGGAAGCAGCCGGGTCCAAGGGGCTCTCCGCGCGAGAGAGCTCCTTGGCCAGGCCCCAGTCGATGACCACCGTCTCGCCGAACCCGCCCACCAGCACGTTGGCCGGCTTGAGGTCGCGGTGGATGATGCGCTCGGAGTGCGCGTAGGCCATGGCCTCGGCCACTGCCAGCACGTGGGGCAGCAGGGCCAGCCGCTCCTTCAGCGTCCGCTTCTCGGCGAGCACGTCCGCCAGCGAGCGTCCGGAGACGAGCTTCATCGCGTAGAACAGCTCGCCGTTGGGCCAGCGCCCCGCCTCGTAGACCGGCATGATCGAGGGGTGCTGGAGCCGCGCGGTGATGAACGCCTCGGTCATGAAGCGGAGCTCGGCCTCGGGAGAGGGCGAGAGGATCTGCTTGATGGCCACGGGCCGGCCGAGCCGCAAATCCCTGGCGCGGAGGATGCGGCCGATGCCGCCCTGGGCGAGCTCCCCGTCGATGGCGTAGTGCGCGGGGTCCACCACGGGCACCCCCTCGCCGGGAGGGGGCTGCCGCGGGAGCGGCCGGGAGGAGGGCAGCGTTTCGGCAGCTCCGATGTCGGAGTCCTCCCCTGGGGGGCCCGCCTCGGCGGGTATGGCCTTGCTCATGGATGCGCTCCCGGAGGTTCCGGGTCCTCGATGAAGGAGCGCTTTTTACGACAGGGCACCGCTGAAGCGGAACCCTCCCGGAATGGGAGGAGCCCCCCGCGTCACTTCAGGGGCAGCGACACATAGGACGGGCTGCTCGACGACGAGGAGAGCTTCACCGAGGAGAAGGCCGGCGCCTTGTCCGCATAGAGTGGATCGGCGGTGTCGACGACCAGCGAGAGGCGGTGGCCGATGGGAACGTCATAGGCCGTCGCCGGGAAGTCCACGTCCACAGCATAGGGCTGGCCGGCCACGGCGTTGCGGAGCGTGACGGCGACGTGCGTGATGAGGCTCCCCGTCCCGGCCCAGTCCGTGTCGTAGAGATAGGCGATGACCGTCGTCTGTCCGGAGCTGCCCGGCGTCACGGTCAGGCGCAGGTGCGGGGCGCCGCGCACGCGCTGCGGGCTCGACAGCCAGTCCGACTGCCACACGGCCCCGTTCAGCCGGTCCACCGCCGGAATCCACGCGGAGATCGGCTCCCCCGTGATGGCCTCCGCGCCGTTCGTCAGCAGCGCGACGCCGCCGTTGGCCACGGTGTCTCCCGCGACGAGCGTCTTGTTCCAGGCCGCCTGCGAGCCCGCCGTGAGGTCGCCCTCGTTGCTCCACCAGTGCACCTCGCTCAGGTTGTAGCGCGCAGTGCTCGTCGAGATGGCGCTCCACGAAGGGAACGACTCATAGGTGCTCTGGCCCCGGAGCTGGAGCTGAACCGGGTTCTCCGTGGCGATGCCCGTGTTCACGCCGCGCAGGTACTGGTCGAACCAGCGGCGCGTGCTCGTCCAGGCGTCATTGGGCAGTCCGAGGATTCCGGTCAGCTCGGGGATGGCATGGTCCCCTGGGCGCAGCTCGAGCCGCTTCGGCCCCGCCAGCTGGGTGAAGAAGCCCGTGAGCTGATTGGGGCCGAAGAAGCTGTCGCCGTAGGCGTTGCCCAGGAGGATGGCCGGACGGTTCGCGTTGAGGCGATCCAGGTACGTCGCGGCGCTGCGGACCTGGGCGTAGGCGATGACGCTGTCCAGGTTCTGGTTGGCGAAGAAGTTCGAGAGGGCTTGCTGTAGCTCCGCCGAGGGCTTCCCGGTCAGCTCCGCCGAGAGCCCCAGCAGCCCGGCACTCTGCAGGTGGCGCGTCTGGTGCGAGAACAACGAGTACGGCAGATCCGTCCAGCAGCTCAGCGCGGCGACGGCGCGAATGCGCGAGTCAAAGGCCGCGCCGATCAACGACATGCCCGCGCCATAGGAGACACCCGCCGCGCCGATGCGCGCTGGATCCGAGGGCGTCTGGGCCAGCGTCCAATCGATGACCTGGCTCAGGTCCGCGATGTCCTTGGGGCCCGCCGTCTCGATGAAGCCCCCCGAGGTGTAGAAGCCTCGCGGGGTGTACGAGACCACCACGTACCCTGCATCCGCGAACTTCTGCGCCTGCACGAAGTACTCCACGCTGGGCAGCGCCCAGCTGGTAATGAAGAGGATGGCCGGGTACCGCCCCGGAGTGTCGGGCGTGAAGACGTTGCCCTTCAGCGTCACTCCATCTCGCATGGTGAGGTCGACGATGCGGAAGGACGAGGACGCGAATGCGGGACTGGCGGCAATGCACAGGGACACAACGACAGACACAGCGATGGCACGTAACCAGGACAAGTCTCACCTCCGGTGAGAGGGGTTGAAGGGGCACTGCATTTCCTGCTGTCGATTCGGGCCGCCGGATGAGCACTTCCACTCCGGGTGGCTTCCAGGGTTGGCGGGGCAACTTCACAGAGAGTGCTCGTGTGTCAGGCCCCGGGGGTTTGCCTCCGTAGGTGCTCTTTCGATACGAAAGAGAGGGAGGGTGACATGACGTTCAGACTTCGTGAAGGCCTGAGGCTGCTCCTCGCCGCGACCCTGTTCTCCGCGCCAGCGATGGGCCAGGAGGCGGACGACGGGGACGACGAGTCCGAGGTAATCCTCGATGGCGTGAGCGATGTCGCCCAGGACCTGGTTCAGGAGGGTGTGGAGCGGTCGCTGGAGAATCACCCCGAGCGGGCCCTCCCCCCGCCCCCTCCACCTCGCGTCATGGTGAAGCCGGGAACGGCGGGCAGCGGGCTTCAGGGCACGGCAGGCCTTGGCGACGATGCGCTGCACACCGTCCCCGTGGGTTCGTTCGCGGATGATGTGGCGCATGCCGTTCCCGTGGGCTCGTTCGCGGACGACGCGGTGCGTGCCGGTTCCGGCATGGCCTCCGTCGCGGATGACGCGGCCCGCGTGGCGGGCGGTGGTTGCATCAAGGCCATCGGTGGGGTGTTCGCGGCCCTGGGCGCCCTGCTCGCGAAGCTCTTCGGTGGCGGCAAGAAGGAAGAGTAAGGCGCGGCAACGGAGCGTCCATCACCTTGGACTCGACAATGGTTCAGCGCGCGGTCTGGGGCGAGACCCTGCAGCGCGCCATCGATCCGGGCACGCAGCAGAGCATCTGTGAACTCTTCCCCAGTGGGCAGCCCACGCCGGACTGCCCCACCCCCGAGTCCACGGATGGGGGTACTGCCACGGATGCAGGCACCGTCGCGGATGCGGGTACCATTGCAGACGCAGGCACGGGAGCGGATGCCGGAACGCCCGGAGACGGCGACGAGCCTCACGAGGAGCCACCGCCTCCCGAGAAGTCGGGCTGCGGAGCCACCTCGGCGGCTCCCCTGCTCGGGGCGCTCGTGCTGCTGCTGGGGCTGCGCAGAAGGATGTCCTAAGAGGCTCGCGCACGCATCCGGTTGTTCTTGGGCTGGTGCTCGACCTCGGCGAGCCCGAGCGCCTCGAGCACAGGGGGCACGTACACGCCGAAGCGGCCGCGGAGGCCCTTCTTGAGGCCATACCAGCCACCCACGGGATTCTTCGGCGAGCGGCCCCACGCCTCCACGGTCCCCTCGGCGGCGGGCTTCTGCTCGTCCGCGCCCCCCAGCGAGAGCCA
Encoded proteins:
- a CDS encoding CocE/NonD family hydrolase: MSWLRAIAVSVVVSLCIAASPAFASSSFRIVDLTMRDGVTLKGNVFTPDTPGRYPAILFITSWALPSVEYFVQAQKFADAGYVVVSYTPRGFYTSGGFIETAGPKDIADLSQVIDWTLAQTPSDPARIGAAGVSYGAGMSLIGAAFDSRIRAVAALSCWTDLPYSLFSHQTRHLQSAGLLGLSAELTGKPSAELQQALSNFFANQNLDSVIAYAQVRSAATYLDRLNANRPAILLGNAYGDSFFGPNQLTGFFTQLAGPKRLELRPGDHAIPELTGILGLPNDAWTSTRRWFDQYLRGVNTGIATENPVQLQLRGQSTYESFPSWSAISTSTARYNLSEVHWWSNEGDLTAGSQAAWNKTLVAGDTVANGGVALLTNGAEAITGEPISAWIPAVDRLNGAVWQSDWLSSPQRVRGAPHLRLTVTPGSSGQTTVIAYLYDTDWAGTGSLITHVAVTLRNAVAGQPYAVDVDFPATAYDVPIGHRLSLVVDTADPLYADKAPAFSSVKLSSSSSSPSYVSLPLK
- a CDS encoding heavy metal sensor histidine kinase: MRASIATRLAVMFAVASLGVFSLVGIGLQRVLHRELVHHQLREVNTRLEYAGMVVARNESLERWQTVRAKLEAITPLDGSVRFWVVGPDTRFEYGDAPSALRERLSTRGATGPFEFELQGHAMRAASRAIAPHGERPTVHVITAVDSTRFNDTLNSFAGALVALCLAGAALVTLLGHRIAKVGLAPVSSLSQEAQSLSPKDLSQRLRLSPLPRELADLVSSFNGALDRLERAYAQLEGFNADVAHELRTPLTNLIGQTQVALAKERTASQLEEVLQSNLEELDRLRAIVNDMLFLARADQGEKALDRVHTSAAEEVSKTVEFFDALLDEAGVSVRVEGDAQASFERSLFRRAASNLLLNAIEHSDRGAEVVVAITRQQAEVRVAVTNPGTPIPEQHLERLFDRFYRVDGARRNSRDNHGLGLSIVKAVAKMHGGAVFAMSTGGRNTVGFTLQDTAASPGATPA
- a CDS encoding serine/threonine-protein kinase gives rise to the protein MSKAIPAEAGPPGEDSDIGAAETLPSSRPLPRQPPPGEGVPVVDPAHYAIDGELAQGGIGRILRARDLRLGRPVAIKQILSPSPEAELRFMTEAFITARLQHPSIMPVYEAGRWPNGELFYAMKLVSGRSLADVLAEKRTLKERLALLPHVLAVAEAMAYAHSERIIHRDLKPANVLVGGFGETVVIDWGLAKELSRAESPLDPAASDTGSSPADGALTRFGTVMGTPAYMPPEQAAGLTVDERADVYSLGAILYHLLAGERPYDGESSDQVLARVMSGPPSQLASLQDRIPRDLLAIVTKSMAREPSERYPTAREMAEDLRRFQTGQFVGAYEYSRMELVRRFLWRYRAVALVTAVATVLLATLGVESFRRVSAQRDAAQKARREARDQADELLLTKARATVDDAPNESLDPLRQLPPDFERWSAARTIAADAQSRGFVTVLRGHTLHITDLAFTEDGQSLITSSDDRTVRVWGLTRNEAPLVLPGHEDEVWRIQLLPAGLGFVSADKQGVLRKWNTGTRELKPFAGLSGPVSALTVGCQGRCLLAASQRDDVLLYWDLETGQSRTFHTGVEGIEEVQVWPDSSWVFVRGHRNAASALGDVEKGSFQVLKQVRPTVGGIAADGRLFTVDTEGNLHAWRPGSAQGQLLARNLGIGTALTFVPGTPWVVIGTQEGVIRLWNQATGQTRELAHHDGLVNSLDVTSDGRYLASASADRSALLWELETGEFRVLRGPRQQAHLVRFSPDDRQLAVASFNGTLRVFSLETKPHRVLSRAAPQSSLLLSSTGQRLASLSEQGQLRLLEASSGKLLLEAPGFASSALSFSPDGQWLAAGRLDGRILLYASATGSAQPLLGGHDAPVTAVSFSGDGRSFATADERGGVWLWELSSGQGRRFGAHGTRVSQLAFSPDGRHLASAGGDGAVRLWEVATGGFQSLHGGGGAVYTVAFSPEGHRLAMGGEDHLVFWELDSGQRHPQNTSEGDVLEVRYSPGGDVVASRNQNDGRVMLWDGRTGAPRSELRAHESDVLGLAFSPDGTRLASASLDKTVRLWDVATGESRALRGHTGPVSAAAFFPDGKTLASTGQDGAIRLWPDDLPLEPEALRAWMRTFTSDERPHASRP